The candidate division KSB1 bacterium genome has a window encoding:
- a CDS encoding exonuclease SbcCD subunit D, whose translation MPFSILHFADLHLDGAFTGSRLPAKLARRCREQMRQTLRRIIDLAKEREAQAVTVAGDLFERARISPDTAAFLISEFERLAPIPAFIAPGNHDAADAGSLYQHGPWPENVNIFVSNRLSERPLTKEISLWSAAHLSPSERQNFLLHFELPRADARRFPILLLHATLVASPAQAKNNHTPLTLEDIRQAGFPLALLGHYHTAQISRANGTVAVYPGSPEPLGFDEPGQHGVTWIQIEPGQPPQIETIPLAKLRFETVEISVEDCAHREQLFDKILALQQARDFSKAFVRLRLVGSAAPSLFLDLPAITHRLQDHFAFVHLENLTQPSADLQHLAQEPTVRGAFVREVLAAMKAEPQNQQRCLEALSYGLQAFNQEDIALR comes from the coding sequence TTGCCGTTCTCGATCCTGCATTTTGCCGATTTGCATTTGGATGGCGCCTTTACCGGCAGCCGCCTGCCGGCGAAATTGGCGCGGCGCTGCCGCGAACAAATGCGTCAAACCCTGCGCCGCATCATCGATCTCGCCAAAGAGCGCGAAGCCCAGGCGGTGACCGTGGCCGGCGATCTGTTCGAGCGGGCGCGGATTTCTCCCGACACCGCGGCGTTTTTGATCAGCGAATTTGAGCGGCTGGCGCCGATTCCGGCGTTTATCGCGCCGGGCAATCACGATGCTGCCGACGCCGGCTCGCTGTATCAACACGGCCCGTGGCCGGAAAACGTCAACATTTTTGTGAGCAATCGCCTGAGCGAGCGGCCGTTGACGAAGGAAATTTCCCTGTGGTCGGCGGCGCATCTTTCGCCCAGCGAGCGCCAGAATTTTTTGCTTCATTTTGAATTGCCCCGCGCCGATGCCCGGCGTTTTCCGATTCTGCTTTTGCACGCCACGCTGGTGGCTTCACCCGCCCAGGCCAAAAACAATCACACGCCGCTGACGCTCGAAGACATTCGCCAGGCCGGATTTCCGCTGGCGTTGCTCGGGCATTATCACACCGCGCAGATTTCGCGCGCCAACGGCACGGTGGCGGTTTATCCCGGCAGCCCCGAGCCGCTCGGTTTCGACGAGCCGGGTCAGCACGGCGTGACCTGGATTCAAATCGAGCCGGGCCAGCCGCCGCAAATCGAAACGATCCCGCTGGCGAAGCTGCGGTTTGAAACCGTCGAGATCAGCGTCGAGGACTGCGCGCATCGCGAACAACTCTTCGACAAAATTCTGGCGCTGCAGCAGGCGCGTGATTTCAGCAAAGCCTTCGTGCGGCTGCGGTTGGTCGGCAGCGCGGCGCCTTCGCTTTTTCTGGACCTGCCGGCGATCACCCATCGCCTGCAAGACCATTTTGCTTTTGTGCATCTCGAAAATTTGACGCAGCCCTCGGCCGATCTGCAGCACCTGGCACAAGAGCCGACGGTGCGCGGCGCCTTCGTACGCGAAGTTTTGGCGGCGATGAAGGCCGAGCCGCAAAACCAACAACGCTGCCTCGAGGCGTTGAGTTATGGATTGCAAGCTTTCAATCAGGAGGATATTGCGTTGCGATGA
- a CDS encoding nucleotidyltransferase domain-containing protein, producing MVDYSPYIEGLKRREAERKASLEKRRQKALVVAQQIAEMLRRDFDAKEIYLFGSALRPGEFHAHSDIDLAAEGIAPERYFSAVGRALMMSDEFSVDLLDFSECLPELKTVICRRGKNYQHEVPCYS from the coding sequence ATGGTTGATTATTCTCCATATATCGAGGGTCTCAAACGCCGCGAGGCTGAGAGAAAAGCGAGTTTGGAAAAACGCCGGCAGAAAGCTCTGGTGGTGGCTCAGCAGATTGCCGAGATGTTGCGGCGCGATTTTGATGCCAAAGAGATTTACTTGTTCGGCTCGGCGTTGCGGCCCGGCGAATTTCACGCCCATTCCGACATCGATCTGGCTGCTGAGGGTATTGCGCCAGAACGTTATTTTTCTGCTGTCGGCCGGGCGTTGATGATGTCGGATGAATTTTCTGTGGATTTACTCGATTTTTCAGAATGCCTCCCGGAATTGAAAACCGTTATTTGCAGAAGGGGGAAAAATTATCAACATGAAGTACCTTGTTATTCTTAA
- a CDS encoding HD domain-containing protein — protein MNPFLIIHKYYDPQTELYRILVTHSVLVTKKALDLAANFQARQPQTAVDVNFIYEAAMLHDIGIFRCEAPEIFCAGREPYICHGVIGREILESEGLPRHALVCERHTGAGLSQQDVIRQKLPMPLRDYLPISLEEKIICFADRFYSKTPHKLFREKKLRKIHQKMRNWGPEILARFENLCDLLAPDWRGELAESKMQKWLQN, from the coding sequence ATGAACCCTTTTTTAATCATTCACAAATATTACGATCCCCAAACCGAGTTGTATCGCATTCTGGTCACCCACAGTGTTTTGGTGACAAAAAAAGCGCTCGACCTTGCGGCCAACTTTCAAGCGCGCCAGCCGCAGACCGCAGTCGATGTGAATTTCATTTACGAAGCGGCGATGCTACACGACATCGGGATCTTTCGCTGCGAGGCGCCGGAGATTTTTTGCGCCGGCCGCGAACCTTATATTTGCCACGGCGTGATCGGTCGCGAGATTCTGGAAAGCGAAGGCTTGCCGCGGCACGCGCTGGTTTGCGAACGCCACACCGGTGCCGGTCTATCACAGCAGGACGTGATTCGGCAAAAGCTGCCCATGCCGCTGCGGGATTATTTGCCCATCAGCTTGGAAGAGAAGATCATTTGCTTCGCGGACCGGTTTTATTCCAAAACCCCGCACAAGCTTTTTCGCGAAAAAAAGCTGCGCAAAATTCACCAAAAGATGCGCAACTGGGGGCCGGAAATATTGGCGCGTTTTGAAAACTTGTGTGATTTGCTGGCGCCGGATTGGCGCGGCGAGCTGGCTGAATCCAAAATGCAAAAATGGTTGCAAAATTAG
- the mfd gene encoding transcription-repair coupling factor, whose amino-acid sequence MFPDTIKKQLYSASFFQKILGSAAVDKEIVIRNAPGSLPAALVALLFEETQKPFLCLFPFIDQAERFKDELEALLPEGAATLFPPPKVLPWGHHEAHATSQQLEVLERLLDLKNNQTNSGDQAGAFIIVGNVHSIKAELRPPEAMRIQKLHLQRGAEAPFATVIEQLAGMDFERQPMVEMPGEMSVRGGIIDIYPFSRALPIRVEFWGDTIESIREFDPATQRSQRELQDFVVYPQRFQPDGRRPDEKEQTASLLDYLPDDTRVCFFQTEQMAVALKASAETSGNSRDEEWLPAEEGDTFDNEAREEFFALFKRFTRISFPAVQVEAAKTVIDCQAHPQPSFHGDLVALRRNMEKFVEQHNPAQLYFLCESPAHSERLKDLFEERDFNFSGLHVVAAGLHGGFQLPQLGLAVYTDHEFYGRVRRVRQRRRYKEGLTFRQLKTLMRGDYVVHVDHGIGVYQGLQKITTGGFERECLVIQYQEADKLFVPLDKMDRVQKYSSRDGMAPRVHKLGAPDWDRLKTRTKRRIKDIARDLIKLYAARKAQKGIAFPADTYWQKELEASFIYEDTPDQARAVEEVKRDMENENPMDRLVCGDVGYGKTEVAIRAAFKAVQNSKQVAVLVPTTILAQQHYQTFRERLRKYPVQVEVLSRFRSAAEQKQIVAKLKSGEVDIVIGTHRLLSKDVAFKDLGLLIVDEEQRFGVRHKERLKQLRVNVDVLTLSATPIPRTLHMSLLGVRDLSNINTPPKDRLPVHTEIVQFDRDLIRQVILREVHRGGQVFFVHNRVSSIYRMADLLQRVVPEVEFGVAHGQMNERELEQAILDFMERKFHVLVATMIIESGIDMPNVNTMIINRADRFGLAQLYQLRGRVGRSHYKAYCYLVIPPVRNLTTEAIKRLETIEQFTELGSGFHIAMRDLEIRGAGNMLGAEQSGFIEALGFDLYCKILDAAVQEARLEEFPQEAVAAVSEKKEECRVELDGDAYLPDDYVEIPAERVAIYRRLAEAKKISEIEAVREELADRFGRLPDAAENLLGMASLKLIGTALGLRSLQITPRQSLGIFGENGRPASGEPMKHWLGSMVQRAALPFEFVQRPGLGVRLPIPKPERALPVTLKFLKSLLQEK is encoded by the coding sequence ATGTTCCCCGACACCATAAAAAAACAACTGTACTCTGCGTCGTTTTTTCAGAAAATTCTCGGCAGTGCGGCGGTCGATAAAGAAATCGTAATTCGCAACGCGCCGGGTTCGCTGCCGGCGGCGTTGGTGGCGTTGCTGTTTGAGGAAACACAAAAGCCGTTTCTGTGCCTTTTTCCTTTTATAGACCAGGCCGAACGTTTCAAAGACGAGCTGGAAGCGCTGTTGCCGGAAGGCGCGGCGACGCTTTTTCCGCCGCCGAAAGTTCTGCCGTGGGGACATCACGAGGCCCACGCCACTTCGCAGCAGCTCGAAGTCCTGGAGCGGCTGTTGGATTTGAAGAACAACCAAACCAACAGCGGTGACCAAGCCGGCGCTTTCATCATCGTTGGCAACGTTCATTCCATCAAAGCCGAGTTGCGGCCGCCGGAGGCGATGCGCATTCAAAAGCTGCATCTCCAGCGTGGGGCGGAAGCGCCGTTTGCCACCGTCATTGAACAACTGGCTGGCATGGATTTCGAACGCCAGCCGATGGTCGAGATGCCGGGCGAGATGAGCGTGCGTGGCGGCATCATCGACATCTACCCGTTCTCGCGCGCCTTGCCGATTCGCGTTGAATTTTGGGGCGATACCATCGAGTCGATTCGCGAGTTCGATCCGGCGACGCAGCGTTCGCAGCGGGAGCTGCAGGATTTCGTCGTTTATCCGCAGCGATTTCAACCCGACGGTCGCCGGCCCGATGAAAAAGAGCAGACCGCTTCACTGCTGGATTATCTTCCAGACGATACCCGCGTGTGCTTTTTTCAAACCGAGCAGATGGCGGTGGCCTTGAAAGCCTCCGCGGAAACTTCGGGCAATAGCCGCGACGAAGAGTGGCTGCCGGCGGAAGAGGGCGACACCTTCGACAACGAGGCGCGAGAAGAATTTTTTGCGCTGTTCAAGCGTTTTACGCGGATTTCTTTTCCGGCGGTTCAGGTCGAGGCCGCCAAAACCGTGATCGACTGCCAGGCGCATCCCCAACCCTCCTTTCATGGCGATCTCGTTGCTTTGCGCCGCAACATGGAGAAATTTGTCGAGCAGCATAATCCGGCGCAGCTTTACTTTCTTTGCGAATCGCCGGCGCACAGCGAGCGGCTCAAAGATTTATTCGAGGAACGCGATTTTAATTTTTCCGGATTGCACGTCGTCGCCGCCGGATTGCACGGCGGCTTTCAATTGCCGCAGCTCGGCCTGGCGGTTTACACCGATCACGAATTTTATGGCCGCGTCCGCCGGGTGCGCCAGCGCCGGCGATACAAGGAAGGCCTGACCTTCCGCCAGCTCAAAACGCTGATGCGCGGCGATTACGTCGTGCACGTCGATCACGGCATCGGCGTTTATCAGGGCTTGCAGAAAATCACCACCGGCGGCTTCGAGCGCGAATGCTTGGTGATTCAGTATCAGGAGGCCGACAAGCTTTTCGTGCCGCTCGACAAAATGGATCGTGTGCAAAAATACAGCTCGCGCGACGGCATGGCGCCGCGCGTTCACAAGCTCGGCGCGCCGGATTGGGATCGCTTGAAGACGCGCACCAAGCGCCGCATCAAAGACATCGCGCGCGATCTGATCAAGCTCTATGCGGCGCGCAAGGCACAAAAGGGCATCGCTTTCCCGGCGGATACGTATTGGCAAAAAGAACTGGAAGCGTCGTTCATTTACGAAGACACACCCGACCAGGCCCGCGCCGTCGAGGAAGTCAAGCGCGACATGGAAAACGAAAATCCGATGGATCGCCTGGTCTGTGGCGACGTCGGCTACGGCAAAACCGAGGTCGCGATTCGTGCGGCGTTCAAAGCCGTGCAGAACAGCAAGCAAGTCGCGGTTTTGGTGCCGACCACGATTTTGGCGCAGCAGCATTACCAGACTTTTCGTGAGCGCCTGCGAAAATATCCGGTGCAGGTGGAGGTACTCTCGCGTTTCCGTTCCGCCGCCGAGCAAAAGCAAATCGTCGCCAAGCTCAAGTCTGGCGAAGTCGACATCGTTATCGGCACGCATCGTTTACTCTCCAAAGACGTCGCCTTCAAAGATCTCGGCCTGCTGATCGTCGACGAGGAGCAGCGTTTCGGCGTGCGCCACAAAGAAAGGTTGAAACAGCTTCGCGTCAATGTCGACGTGCTGACGCTTTCGGCCACGCCGATTCCGCGCACCCTGCACATGTCGCTGCTCGGTGTGCGCGACTTGTCCAACATCAACACCCCGCCGAAGGATCGTTTGCCGGTTCACACTGAGATCGTGCAGTTCGACCGCGATTTGATTCGGCAGGTCATTTTGCGCGAGGTGCATCGTGGCGGGCAGGTGTTCTTCGTGCACAACCGCGTCAGCTCGATTTATCGCATGGCGGATTTGCTGCAGCGCGTCGTGCCCGAGGTTGAATTCGGCGTCGCGCATGGTCAGATGAACGAGCGCGAGCTGGAGCAGGCGATTCTGGATTTTATGGAGCGCAAGTTTCATGTGCTGGTTGCGACGATGATCATCGAATCCGGCATCGACATGCCCAACGTCAACACCATGATCATCAATCGCGCCGACCGTTTTGGCTTGGCGCAATTGTACCAGTTGCGCGGCCGCGTCGGGCGCAGCCATTACAAAGCCTATTGTTATTTGGTGATTCCCCCTGTTCGCAATCTCACAACCGAAGCCATCAAGCGCTTGGAGACCATCGAGCAATTCACCGAACTGGGCAGCGGCTTTCACATTGCGATGCGCGATTTGGAGATTCGCGGCGCCGGCAACATGCTGGGCGCGGAGCAGAGCGGCTTCATCGAGGCGCTGGGCTTCGATTTGTATTGCAAAATTCTCGACGCGGCCGTGCAGGAAGCGCGGCTGGAAGAATTTCCGCAGGAGGCCGTCGCCGCGGTTTCAGAGAAAAAAGAGGAATGCCGCGTCGAATTGGACGGTGACGCGTACCTGCCCGACGATTACGTTGAAATACCAGCGGAGCGCGTGGCGATCTATCGCCGTCTCGCTGAAGCCAAAAAAATTTCCGAGATCGAAGCGGTGCGTGAGGAGTTGGCCGACCGCTTTGGCCGCCTGCCGGACGCCGCGGAAAACTTGCTGGGCATGGCGAGCTTGAAACTGATCGGCACCGCGCTCGGCTTGCGCAGCTTGCAAATCACGCCGAGGCAAAGCCTGGGAATTTTCGGAGAGAATGGTCGCCCCGCGAGCGGGGAACCCATGAAGCACTGGCTCGGTTCAATGGTGCAACGCGCCGCGCTTCCGTTCGAGTTCGTGCAGCGGCCGGGGTTGGGCGTGCGCTTGCCGATTCCCAAACCGGAGCGCGCCTTGCCGGTGACGTTGAAATTTTTGAAAAGCTTGTTGCAGGAAAAATAA